The following nucleotide sequence is from Desulfurellaceae bacterium.
TCGCCGTCATCGGCCAGCGTTCCGTCAAAATCAAAGAAAATCGCTGTCAGCATGAGGCAATGGGAAACAGTGCGGGCCTGTCTTGAGACTGCACGCCATTGTGCTCTTTATCGCCAGCTCGTGCAATCATCGAGCGGAGACTCTGGGGCTGAGCGGGCTTGGATTCGCCTGTAGGCATATGGCTTTCGTCTCCTGCATGCTATGCTCGTCCGGCTGCGTATCAAAAGCCAAAGACCGCAGGTCCATTGCCCGTGTCCTGGGCACTTGCGAAGCGTGTAGATTGATATCTCAGGAGGATTGCCCGGTGCGGGACACCATACCCCGACGCGACGATATCCGAAACGTTGCCATTATTGCTCATGTTGACCATGGGAAAACAACCCTGATTGATGCCTTACTGAGGCAGAGCGGTGTGTGCCGAACTCAGGATCAGATGGTCGACCGGATCATGGACTCCCATGAGCTGGAGCGGGAGCGGGGCATCACCATTCTGGCCAAAAATGCGGCTCTGGAGTATCAGGGCATGAAAATCAATTTTGTGGATACACCCGGCCACGCCGATTTCGGTGGCGAGGTGGAACGCTCGTTGGCCATGGTCGATGGAGTCATGCTGCTGGTTGATGCCTCTGAAGGTCCCTTACCGCAGACCCGTTTTGTCTTAAAAAAGGCGCTCGAAGCAGGCCTGCCGTCGATTGTGTGCATCAACAAGATCGATCGACCGGACGCGCGTACTGCTGAGGTCCTGGCCGAAATCTACGACCTGTTCATCGACCTGGACGCAAACGACGAGCAGCTGGATTTTCCCGTTGTCTATACCAATGCCCGGGCTGGGATTGCGACCTTGAATGCTGTCGAAGCCGGACAAGCTGTTACCTCGGGAGACCTGCAGCCCTTATTTGCTCTCATTATCTCGGCCCTGCCGGGTCCGCTCAGCGACCACCTGGCAACGGTGCAGTTTCAGGTCAACAATCTTGACTACCATGACTACGTGGGACGCCTGGCGATTGGCCGGATTGTTGGCGGCAGCATGCGGACTGCGAGTTGGTATACCCTGTGTCGGCTTGATGGCTCGCAGCTCCCGTGCAAACTCAGCCAAATATACAGCTGGCAAGGCGTGACGCGGGTTGCAGTTGCCCAAGCCCACGCCGGCGATATCGTTGCGATCGCCGGCATTGAAGAAATCGATATTGGCGAGACGATTACCGACCGAGAAACGCCCAAGCCCCTGCCCGCGCTACGCGTCGACGAGCCAACGATTGCTATGCTGTTTGGTGTCAACAAAGCGCCCTGGGCGGGCCGCGAAGGCCAGTATGTCACCTCGCGGAAATTACGAGAGCGGCTGTGGGTGGAACTGCGTAAAAATGTGAGTCTGCGCATAACAGAGACCGATTCGCCCGATACCTTTCGAGTCATAGGCCGGGGTGAACTGCAGCTGGCGATCTTTATTGAGACGATGCGCCGCGAGGGCTACGAGCTGGAAGTGTCCCGACCAACCGTTGTGGTCAAAGAGATCAACGGCCAGCGTCACGAGCCGACCGAACTGCTCGTTGTTGATATCCCTGAAGACTACATTGGTGTGGTCTCGCAACTCCTGTCGGTTCGGCGCGGAACGCTGACTCAAATGGAACATACCGGCTCTGGACGGGTGCGCTTGGAGTTTTCGGTTCCCTCCCGAGGCTTGATCGGTTTTCGGTCCCATTTTCTGACTGATACGCGGGGAACAGGTATTATGCACCTCTTGTTTAATGGCTATGCTCCATGGCAGGGAGCCCTGCACGGTCGGGTGAATGGAGCCCTGGTGGCCGACCGGCAAGGAGTGGCGGCTCCGTATGCATTGTTTCATTTGCAGGAACGGGGCATGCTGTTCGTGCCGGCTGGCACGCGGGTATATGAAGGCATGGTGATCGGGGAATATTCGCGCCAGAGCGATCTGGATGTGAACGCCTGCCGTGAAAAAAAGCTGACCAATATGCGGGCGGCCGGCCACGATGAGGCAGTCCGACTGACCCCCCACCGGGAAATGGGCCTGGAAGATGCGCTTGAGTGGATCGCCGATGATGAGCTGGTTGAAGTGACACCCCAGTCCATTCGTTTGCGCAAGAAGGTCCTGGCCCGTAACGTGCGGCCGAAACGCACCAATAGTGACCAGGCCGTGATGCTGAGGAGCTAGGGGGTTTTCATGGCGGTGGCCAAACAGCTGACAGCCTTGCTGCCCGCAGATCGCGTCTCAACCCGAGCCGCAGATCTGGATCTGGCGGCTCGGGATGAATCGGCGTGCCAGCCGGTCAGCCCCGAGGTGGTTGTCTGGCCGCTGTCTACCGACGAGGTCAGCCGTGTGGTCGGCTATGCCTGGACCCACGGAGTACCGGTTACCGCCCGCGGGGCGGGGTCGAGTCTGGAGGGCAATCCGATTCCGGTCCGGGGCGGGATTGTGTTGGACCTGTCCCGCATGGACGCGGTTGTCGAGGTACATCAGGAGGATCTGCAGGTCAGCGTCCAGCCCGGCATTGTGTATAACACGCTGAATGAGCAGCTCAAACCGTGGGGCCTGTTTTTCCCGCCGTCGCCCGGTGGCAGCTCGGATGTGGCGACGATTGGCGGGATGGTCGCCAATAATGCCAGCGGCATCTATTCGGTCAAATACGGTGGCACGCGCGAGCATGTGAAGGCTGCCACGGTTGTCACCGGGACCGGACAAGTCCTGGAACTCGGCACCCGGAGTCGCAAAACCTCCTCCGGCTATCATCTGCTGGGCTTGGTGGTTGGTTCGGAAGGCACGCTGGCGATTGCCACCCAGCTGACGCTGTCCCTGGCCGGCCTGCCCCAGGGTCGCAAACAGGGCGCCCTGACGTTTCCGACCGAAAAGGCTGCGGCGACGGCTATTGCGACGATGATGCGCTATGGCGTGGATCTGGCTGCGGTCGAATTTCTTGATCGGCGTTCTCTCGTTGCCCTCAACCGTTACCGAGGGTTTGGCTTGGAGGAGCAGCCGTCGCTGTTTCTTGAGGTCCACGGTACTCCAGACTCGGTTGACGGGGTCTTTGAGACCGCCCAAACCGTGTGCGAAGAGCAGGCCGGGCGGGTGATCGTCCTGCCCGACGGACAGAATCCGTGGGACGTGCGGCATTTCACTACCCGGGCGATTCAGGCGCTGAAACCCGAGGGCAAAACGATCCGCACCGATATGGGTTTTCCTCTGTCGCGTCTGCCCGAGGTGGTTGAGCACAGCTATGCGATTGCCGAGCGCCACGGGGTTGTGCTGCACACCTTTGGCCACGCCGGGCTCGGTATTCTCCACGCCCTGCTGCGCGAGGATCCGACCGATACGCAGCGCTGGGCGGCGGCCCAGCGGGCCAAGGATGAGATGGTCGGGTTTGTGTTGTCGGTCGGCGGGACGGCCTCGGGTGAGCACGGCATCGGGTTGGGCAGTCAGAAGTATGTTGCCCAAGAGCACGGCTCCAGCCTCGAGCTGATGAAGCACATCAAGCAGGTGTTTGATCCCAAACACATCCTGAACCCGGGCAAGATCTGGCCGGACGAGAGCCCAGACGGCTGAGCAGCCTTGACGCCAAGTCTTGTTGAGCAGGGCTGGGCCGCAGTATGATCCAGGGTCTGGAGATTCTACCGTCATCCATAAGAGGAGGGTTGTATGGCACACTATACGCTCATTTCCGCTGACTCGCACATGTGCGAGCCGCCCGACATGTGGGCCGAACGGATCGATAAGCAGTATCGGGACCGGGCTCCGCACTCGATTCACGGCCACGAGGGTAAAGAGGGCGAGTTCTTCACCTGTGAGAATATCACCCCGATTCCCATGGCTGGGGCCTTCGGCGCCGGGGTCACGGCCGAAGAGCTGCCCAACCATAACAAAAAGGGCTTTGCCGCCGCACCGGCCAGTGTGTGGGATCCGGCCGAACGCCTCAAGGAACAGGACCGGGATGGGGTGGCGGCCGAGGTGCTGTACACCACGTTTGGCATGATGCTGTACGGCCTGGACGACGCCGGCCTGCGGGCCGCCTGCTTTCGGGCCTATAACGACTTCGTGGCCGAGTATTGCAGCTATAATACCGACCGGCTGGTCGGCGTCGGGCTGGTGACGCTCGAAGATGTCGACGCCGGCGTGGCCGAGCTCAAACGGTGTGCCGACAAGGGCCTGCGGGGAGCGATGATCTGGGCCTCGCCACCGGATGAACGGCCCTATGGCCACCCCGACTACGATCCGTTCTGGGCTGCCTCCCAGGACCTGAATATGCCCCTGTCGCTCCACATTCTGACCGGACGGGGAGGAACCGGGATCAACTTCAACAAATTCCTGACCTCGTATATGTCTCTGCCGGCTGAGATTCAGCGCACCCTGTCAATCATGATATTTGGTGGAGTGTTTGAACGCTTCCCCAAACTTCAGATCGTCTCGGCCGAGAATGACGTGTCCTGGATTCCGCACTTTCTGTACCGGCTCGACCACGCCTATGACCGCTTCCGGCATTTCGAGGGGGTGAATCTGTCCATGCTGCCCAGCGAGTACATGAAGCGCAACGTGGTTGGCACCTTTCAGTTCGAGCAGGCCACGGCCGATTTCACCCGTCAGCTGTTTGGCGCCGAACGCATCATGTGGTCGTCGGATTATCCTCACACCGACTCGACCTGGCCGCACTCGCGTGAGTTCATCGACGAGGCCTTCAGGGATATGCCCGAGGAGGACATCCAGAAGGTGGTGGGCGGGAATGTCGCCCGCATTTACAGCCTGAACGTATAGGAGACGGGCGGGGGCGGGCTCGCCCCCGCTCCGTTGCTAGCGCAAGGCCCGGAAGAAGGTGCGGATATCCTCGACGAGTTGCTGCGGCTCTTCGGCGTGGGCAAAGTGTCCGCCGGCGGTCATCAGCGACCAGTGCCTGAGGTTGTAATAGCGCTCGGCCCAGCGACGCGGCATGAGCGCCAGTTCCTGGGGAAAAACGGCGATGCCGGTCGGCGACTCGACCACCGGGCTACGGTCGTGTGACGGGCTCCACAGGCGGTGTTTGGCCTCGTAGTAGTAGCGCACCGAGGTGACAAAGGTTTCGGTCACCCAGTAGATCATCATCGTGTTCAGCAGGTCGTCTTTTGAAAACCGCCGCTCGACCTCGCCTCCGCAGTCACTCCAGTTCCGTCGCCGTTCCAGAATCCAGGCGCACAGCGCGACCGGCGAGTCGTGCATGCCATAGGCCAGGGTTTGCGGGTCGGTGGTTTGCACCACGACATGGCTGGTTGCGCCCTGCATGCGGGTTTGCATGCGCTCATACCAGCCCTCCTCGTCCGGCCCGTAGTCCTTGGGATCAATCTGTTCGCCGGCAAAAAATCCCAGCGGAATCGCTAGGTTGATATGCGTGCCGATCAGGTGTTGGGCGTGTTTGTGACCCAGCTGCATGGTTACCAGCGCTCCCCAGTCACCGCCCTGGGCGCCGAATTTCTCATATCCCAGCACCTCCTGCATCAGTCTCAGCCACAGATCGGCGGTGCGGACAAAGTTGATGCCCGGGGTGGTCAGGGGCGAGGAAAACCCAAAGCCGGGCAGCGACGGGACGACTACATCAAAGGCGTCCTGGGGATCGCCGCCAAACGCGGCCGGGTCGGACAGCGGCCGGATGATGTGTTTGAGATCCCAGAAGGTCCACGGCCAGCCGTGGGTCAGGATCAGCGGTATGGGCTTGGGACCTTTGCCCGGCTCATGAATAAAGTGGATGGGAACGTCCTCGATGGTGGTCGTGTAGTTGGCAAAGGCGTTGATCTCGCGCTCGGTGGCGCGCCAGTCGTAGCCGTCCAGCCAGTACTCGACCAGCTCCATCAGATAAGCTTTGTTCGTGCCGTAGGCCCAATCGGCATTGTTGAAATCGTGCGGCCAGCGCACCCGGCTCAGGCGTGTACGCAGGTCGGTCAGGGTCTGCTCGGCAACAGCAATCGTAAACGGTTCTTTTTGCATGCGAGACTCCGCTGTCTGAGGAAGGCGCTCAGTAGGCTGACAAACCGCCGTCGCCGGGAATTGCCACGCCATTGACCATGCGCGACTCGTCCGAGGCCAGGAACAGGGCAATGCGGGCGATGTCTTCCGGCTCGCCGACTGAGAAGGGATACTTTTCTATTTGGGCTTTGAGGTTGATAGCAGCCGCCTGAGCGTTGGGGGCGGGGATATCCAGGCTCTCGCCAAAGCGTTGCTTGACCCGGTCGGTCATAATCACCCCGGGGCAGATCGCGTTGGCGCGGATGTTGTTTCTGGCATAGGTGCCGGCCAGGACCTGGGTGAAGGACAGGATGGCGCCCTTGGCCGAGGTATAGACGTGGATTGGGAACGAGCCGCGCAGGGCGACAACCGACGACATGTTGATGATCGAGCCGCCGCCGTTTTCAATCAGTTTGGGAATGCCGTGGCGACAGCACAGAAAGGTGCCGAGCAGGTCGAGCGAGATAGTGTGGTTCCAGACCGACATATCGACCTCGGTGACCTTGCCGTCTTCGACAATTGAGCCGCCGGCGCTGTTGTACAACACGTCGAGCTTGCCGTACACCTCAAGCGTGGTGTCAATCGCGTTTTTCACGCTGTCTTCCTTGGTGACATCGGTTTCCACAAAGGTTGCCTCACCGCCCCCCTCGCGGACCAGCTTTTCGGCCGCCTGGCCCAGTTCGGGTCGTAACTCGGCAATCATTACCTTGGCTCCTTCCCGGGTAAAAATCTGCGAGGCCGCCCGGGCAATGCCCGAACCCGCACCGGTAATGAACACCACTTTTCCGTCGAGTCGTCCCATAGCTCGCCTCCTTAAGTATCGCAGTGTCCAGATTATGCCTCCTCATGGCAGCTACAGGCAACAGGCTTACGAATGAGGCGTGTCATGGCTAATCACGAAATCGACCCACCGCCCGCTCGCCTCCCGCCACGTTGCCCTGACGTCGGTGACACGCGCCCCCGAAGGCCCACGCCAGCACCAGTCGAGTAGCTGCTCCAGCGTGTCCCGGCGACCCTCTGCCAGCACTTCAACGCTGCCGTCAGGACAGTTGCAGACCCAGCCGGTGAGGCCCAGTCGGCGTGCCAGCCTGTGTGTTGCAGCCCGGAAAAACACGCCCTGCATCCGGCCCTGAACCGTGATGTGAAGCTGGTGCATGTCGGGGGGTGAACGCGTTAGCGGTCGGTGTGGCCAAAGCCGCCGCCTCGGCTGCTGGCGGCCAGCGCTTCAACCTCGTGCCAGTCGACCCGCGCCACCGGCGCGACAACGAGCTGGGCGATGCGCTCCCCGCGCTTGATGCGAACCGGCTGCCGGCCCAGGTTAATGACCAGGATCTTGACCTCGTCGCGATAGTCGGCGTCAATTGTGCCGGGACTGTTCAGGACCGTCAGACCGCTGCGCAGGGCCAGACCGCTGCGTGGCCGGATTTGCGCTTCATAGCCGTCTGGCAGGGCCAGCGCAAAACCGGTCGGGATCAGGGAGCGCTCCAGCGGACCGAGGCTGAGTTCGGCCGGCAGGTCGGCATAGATGTCCATGCCTGCGGCGCCCGCCGTCATATAGCGGGGCAGAGGCAGGGGGTCGGGCTGACGGCGCAGCCGGGTGATGGGGACACGCACGGTCTTGTTCATCGGAGACCTGCCGCATCAGAGGGCGATCAGGGCCTGGGAGTCGCTCATTGAAGGCGGCTCGCCCAACACGGTCAGGGTCAGCCTGTCGGGCCGAAAACACGCGGCCGCCACCGCCTGGACATCCTCAAGACTGACGCGTTCAATGTCTGTCAAGACCTCGGCAATTGGCACGTCGCGCTGAAAACACATTTCACACCGCGCCAGCCGATGCATCCAGGCTTCACTCGTTTCAAGTTCAAGCAGGAGGCTGCCTTTGGTCTGACTTTTGGCGCGCTGCAGCTCGCTGGCGGAAATGCCAGACCGGGCGATTTCGGCCAGGCTGCGACAGGTCAGGTGCATGGCCTCAGGTACCGAGGCGGGGCTGGTCGACAGATAGAT
It contains:
- a CDS encoding amidohydrolase encodes the protein MAHYTLISADSHMCEPPDMWAERIDKQYRDRAPHSIHGHEGKEGEFFTCENITPIPMAGAFGAGVTAEELPNHNKKGFAAAPASVWDPAERLKEQDRDGVAAEVLYTTFGMMLYGLDDAGLRAACFRAYNDFVAEYCSYNTDRLVGVGLVTLEDVDAGVAELKRCADKGLRGAMIWASPPDERPYGHPDYDPFWAASQDLNMPLSLHILTGRGGTGINFNKFLTSYMSLPAEIQRTLSIMIFGGVFERFPKLQIVSAENDVSWIPHFLYRLDHAYDRFRHFEGVNLSMLPSEYMKRNVVGTFQFEQATADFTRQLFGAERIMWSSDYPHTDSTWPHSREFIDEAFRDMPEEDIQKVVGGNVARIYSLNV
- the dut gene encoding dUTP diphosphatase: MNKTVRVPITRLRRQPDPLPLPRYMTAGAAGMDIYADLPAELSLGPLERSLIPTGFALALPDGYEAQIRPRSGLALRSGLTVLNSPGTIDADYRDEVKILVINLGRQPVRIKRGERIAQLVVAPVARVDWHEVEALAASSRGGGFGHTDR
- a CDS encoding SDR family oxidoreductase, which gives rise to MGRLDGKVVFITGAGSGIARAASQIFTREGAKVMIAELRPELGQAAEKLVREGGGEATFVETDVTKEDSVKNAIDTTLEVYGKLDVLYNSAGGSIVEDGKVTEVDMSVWNHTISLDLLGTFLCCRHGIPKLIENGGGSIINMSSVVALRGSFPIHVYTSAKGAILSFTQVLAGTYARNNIRANAICPGVIMTDRVKQRFGESLDIPAPNAQAAAINLKAQIEKYPFSVGEPEDIARIALFLASDESRMVNGVAIPGDGGLSAY
- a CDS encoding acylphosphatase — its product is MHQLHITVQGRMQGVFFRAATHRLARRLGLTGWVCNCPDGSVEVLAEGRRDTLEQLLDWCWRGPSGARVTDVRATWREASGRWVDFVISHDTPHS
- a CDS encoding FAD-binding oxidoreductase, coding for MAVAKQLTALLPADRVSTRAADLDLAARDESACQPVSPEVVVWPLSTDEVSRVVGYAWTHGVPVTARGAGSSLEGNPIPVRGGIVLDLSRMDAVVEVHQEDLQVSVQPGIVYNTLNEQLKPWGLFFPPSPGGSSDVATIGGMVANNASGIYSVKYGGTREHVKAATVVTGTGQVLELGTRSRKTSSGYHLLGLVVGSEGTLAIATQLTLSLAGLPQGRKQGALTFPTEKAAATAIATMMRYGVDLAAVEFLDRRSLVALNRYRGFGLEEQPSLFLEVHGTPDSVDGVFETAQTVCEEQAGRVIVLPDGQNPWDVRHFTTRAIQALKPEGKTIRTDMGFPLSRLPEVVEHSYAIAERHGVVLHTFGHAGLGILHALLREDPTDTQRWAAAQRAKDEMVGFVLSVGGTASGEHGIGLGSQKYVAQEHGSSLELMKHIKQVFDPKHILNPGKIWPDESPDG
- a CDS encoding epoxide hydrolase, whose protein sequence is MQKEPFTIAVAEQTLTDLRTRLSRVRWPHDFNNADWAYGTNKAYLMELVEYWLDGYDWRATEREINAFANYTTTIEDVPIHFIHEPGKGPKPIPLILTHGWPWTFWDLKHIIRPLSDPAAFGGDPQDAFDVVVPSLPGFGFSSPLTTPGINFVRTADLWLRLMQEVLGYEKFGAQGGDWGALVTMQLGHKHAQHLIGTHINLAIPLGFFAGEQIDPKDYGPDEEGWYERMQTRMQGATSHVVVQTTDPQTLAYGMHDSPVALCAWILERRRNWSDCGGEVERRFSKDDLLNTMMIYWVTETFVTSVRYYYEAKHRLWSPSHDRSPVVESPTGIAVFPQELALMPRRWAERYYNLRHWSLMTAGGHFAHAEEPQQLVEDIRTFFRALR
- the typA gene encoding translational GTPase TypA, whose protein sequence is MLCSSGCVSKAKDRRSIARVLGTCEACRLISQEDCPVRDTIPRRDDIRNVAIIAHVDHGKTTLIDALLRQSGVCRTQDQMVDRIMDSHELERERGITILAKNAALEYQGMKINFVDTPGHADFGGEVERSLAMVDGVMLLVDASEGPLPQTRFVLKKALEAGLPSIVCINKIDRPDARTAEVLAEIYDLFIDLDANDEQLDFPVVYTNARAGIATLNAVEAGQAVTSGDLQPLFALIISALPGPLSDHLATVQFQVNNLDYHDYVGRLAIGRIVGGSMRTASWYTLCRLDGSQLPCKLSQIYSWQGVTRVAVAQAHAGDIVAIAGIEEIDIGETITDRETPKPLPALRVDEPTIAMLFGVNKAPWAGREGQYVTSRKLRERLWVELRKNVSLRITETDSPDTFRVIGRGELQLAIFIETMRREGYELEVSRPTVVVKEINGQRHEPTELLVVDIPEDYIGVVSQLLSVRRGTLTQMEHTGSGRVRLEFSVPSRGLIGFRSHFLTDTRGTGIMHLLFNGYAPWQGALHGRVNGALVADRQGVAAPYALFHLQERGMLFVPAGTRVYEGMVIGEYSRQSDLDVNACREKKLTNMRAAGHDEAVRLTPHREMGLEDALEWIADDELVEVTPQSIRLRKKVLARNVRPKRTNSDQAVMLRS